A stretch of Polypterus senegalus isolate Bchr_013 chromosome 3, ASM1683550v1, whole genome shotgun sequence DNA encodes these proteins:
- the apof gene encoding uncharacterized protein apof codes for MSPRLRWLLLCLLLLSDHLCRPLSASPLVRRSAAVGENSANFSGTANLIQQTSEHLKSRAAQRIASLSTQLQTMRSSLVDLNGSVTCQELANEPFRNSSKWPIFARDLVSVALVPLLGALGCLQEAEMLLLRLYEDLGVSDAEEVLLQVQELIEGKWGKVVPTASHPDRRQEHQLNALFFNIEQIASQFPQDLTSNEIQDGISWTGKECQRWQQVNGTRLVGSAMQEHHLLASAIQECENLGPQCAGVRGSATHGLFHAVYRKGSCIVPEVGTESWILECQDMMQHTLVKRSLQSECIDQTEEKVSRVVEWIPAVSTLYNLGTAVYYAAAQCTEVAKERAILLAVDVGTDALMAITGGTAGIAGYAVGAGVKTSLKAGIKYLMNMMKQDEDLVFEEQDWSAVIIE; via the coding sequence ATGAGTCCTCGGCTGAGATGGCTCCTCCTCTGCCTGCTGCTACTTTCTGACCACCTCTGCCGGCCACTCAGCGCGTCCCCACTGGTCAGACGATCAGCTGCTGTGGGAGAAAACTCTGCCAACTTCTCTGGCACTGCCAACCTGATTCAGCAGACCAGCGAGCACCTCAAGAGTCGGGCAGCTCAGAGGATCGCCAGCCTGAGCACCCAACTGCAGACCATGAGGTCCAGTCTGGTGGACCTCAACGGGAGTGTCACATGCCAGGAACTGGCTAATGAACCCTTCAGGAACTCCTCCAAGTGGCCCATATTTGCCAGGGATCTGGTATCAGTGGCATTGGTGCCTTTGCTTGGTGCCCTAGGGTGCCTTCAGGAAGCTGAGATGCTGCTCCTGAGGCTCTATGAGGACTTGGGGGTCTCTGATGCTGAAGAGGTGCTGCTCCAAGTCCAAGAGCTCATAGAGGGTAAATGGGGTAAAGTCGTGCCCACTGCTTCACACCCAGACCGCCGGCAGGAGCACCAACTGAATGCCCTATTCTTTAACATTGAGCAGATTGCCTCCCAGTTTCCACAGGACTTAACAAGCAATGAGATCCAGGATGGCATCAGCTGGACAGGCAAGGAATGCCAGAGGTGGCAGCAGGTGAATGGCACACGGCTGGTGGGCAGTGCCATGCAGGAGCATCACTTGCTAGCAAGTGCAATCCAGGAATGTGAGAACCTGGGCCCTCAGTGTGCCGGAGTGCGTGGCAGTGCCACTCATGGGCTGTTCCATGCTGTCTATAGAAAAGGAAGCTGTATTGTGCCTGAGGTGGGCACAGAGTCCTGGATACTGGAGTGCCAGGATATGATGCAGCACACACTTGTCAAGAGAAGCCTGCAGAGCGAGTGCATTGACCAGACGGAGGAGAAGGTCTCCAGGGTGGTGGAGTGGATCCCAGCTGTCAGCACACTCTACAACCTGGGCACGGCCGTTTACTACGCCGCCGCCCAGTGTACCGAAGTCGCCAAGGAGCGGGCGATCCTCCTGGCTGTGGACGTGGGCACCGATGCCTTAATGGCCATCACTGGGGGAACGGCAGGCATAGCAGGGTATGCTGTGGGGGCTGGCGTCAAAACTAGCCTCAAGGCTGGCATTAAGTATCTGATGAATATGATGAAGCAGGATGAAGATCTGGTGTTTGAGGAGCAGGACTGGTCAGCAGTAATCATTGAGTGA